The following proteins are encoded in a genomic region of Thermococcus zilligii AN1:
- a CDS encoding lysylphosphatidylglycerol synthase transmembrane domain-containing protein, whose translation MLGGVLGDSHKYLTVLGQVSLPYLLLAIFVYYLSVLIYALRWKLVLRGMGKDVPFLELVKSLLASIFMNNVTPMSRSGGEVLRIAWISMRGKVPAGLSAMSIVYERILEAVPVFILFLVGMFCFSSMPGFLFVLGLLGIALVWIRWEDFVRVSLRLFKASVSEEELAQILSLKRRRGLTLAGILLSSVIWILDVVRLKLITLALGLHIGVLALVIISIASLLLGLVALTPGGVGIIEGGLVGTLVHFGLPPAMAVSVTLLERLVSYVLSTVVGFVVLVTSGGMEIWRALKSP comes from the coding sequence ATGCTCGGGGGTGTTTTGGGGGATAGCCACAAGTACCTCACAGTTCTCGGGCAGGTTTCCCTCCCCTACCTGCTGCTCGCTATCTTCGTTTACTACCTCAGCGTTCTAATCTACGCCCTCCGCTGGAAGCTGGTTCTCAGGGGTATGGGGAAGGATGTCCCCTTCCTCGAACTCGTCAAATCCCTCCTTGCGTCGATCTTTATGAACAACGTAACCCCCATGAGCCGCAGTGGCGGTGAAGTTCTCAGGATAGCGTGGATAAGCATGAGGGGAAAAGTTCCCGCCGGGCTGTCCGCGATGAGCATCGTCTACGAGCGCATCCTGGAGGCCGTACCGGTGTTTATCCTGTTCCTCGTGGGGATGTTCTGCTTCTCCTCAATGCCGGGCTTCCTCTTCGTTCTGGGCCTCCTCGGGATTGCCCTCGTGTGGATAAGATGGGAGGACTTTGTGAGGGTCTCGCTCAGATTGTTTAAGGCTTCCGTGAGCGAGGAAGAGCTGGCTCAAATATTGTCCCTCAAGAGGCGCCGCGGCCTAACCCTCGCGGGGATCCTCCTCAGCTCGGTCATATGGATCCTCGATGTAGTCAGGCTTAAGCTTATAACCCTCGCCCTCGGGCTTCACATAGGGGTGCTCGCCCTGGTCATCATCTCAATAGCCAGCCTTCTCCTTGGCCTAGTCGCTTTGACCCCGGGGGGAGTCGGCATCATAGAAGGCGGCCTGGTTGGCACCCTGGTGCACTTTGGCCTTCCCCCGGCCATGGCGGTCTCGGTGACCCTCCTGGAGCGTTTGGTGTCCTACGTGCTCAGCACGGTCGTTGGTTTCGTTGTGCTGGTTACTTCCGGAGGAATGGAAATATGGAGAGCCTTAAAATCGCCATAG
- a CDS encoding SDH family Clp fold serine proteinase, with the protein MDPLSGFFGSLLWWLFFLYLLMWPQLQFRALQAARVRLMAQLAKKRNSTVIAMIHRQESVGLFGIPVYKFISIEDSEEILRAIRMAPKDRPIDLIIHTPGGLVLAATQIAKALKEHPAETRVIVPHYAMSGGTLIALAADRIIMDPHAVLGPVDPQLGQYPAPSILRAVERKGPEKVDDQTLILADVAEKAIKQVRDFVYDLLKDKYGEEKARELAQTLTEGRWTHDYPITVDHARELGLHVETDVPEEVYALMELYKQPIKQRGTVEFMPYPVRQEGKK; encoded by the coding sequence ATGGACCCCCTCAGCGGGTTTTTTGGCTCCCTGCTGTGGTGGCTGTTCTTCCTCTACCTGCTGATGTGGCCCCAGCTTCAGTTCAGGGCGCTCCAGGCGGCAAGGGTTAGGCTCATGGCCCAGCTCGCTAAAAAGAGGAACTCAACGGTAATAGCCATGATACACAGGCAGGAGAGCGTCGGGCTCTTTGGCATACCGGTTTACAAGTTCATAAGCATCGAGGACAGCGAGGAGATTCTGAGGGCAATAAGGATGGCACCGAAGGACAGGCCGATCGATTTAATAATCCACACACCGGGCGGACTCGTTCTCGCCGCAACCCAGATTGCCAAGGCCCTGAAGGAACACCCCGCCGAGACCCGCGTCATAGTTCCCCACTACGCCATGAGCGGAGGAACCCTGATTGCCCTGGCCGCCGACAGGATCATAATGGATCCGCACGCTGTTCTCGGGCCCGTTGACCCGCAGCTCGGCCAGTACCCGGCTCCGAGCATACTAAGGGCGGTAGAAAGGAAGGGCCCGGAGAAAGTGGACGACCAGACCCTCATCCTGGCCGACGTGGCGGAAAAGGCGATAAAGCAGGTTAGAGACTTCGTTTACGACCTCCTCAAGGACAAATACGGCGAGGAGAAGGCCAGGGAACTGGCTCAAACACTCACCGAGGGCAGGTGGACACATGACTATCCGATAACCGTTGACCATGCCAGGGAGCTGGGCCTCCACGTCGAGACAGATGTTCCGGAGGAAGTTTACGCCCTCATGGAGCTCTACAAGCAACCGATCAAACAGAGGGGTACCGTGGAGTTCATGCCCTATCCGGTAAGGCAGGAGGGCAAAAAGTGA
- a CDS encoding TIGR00375 family protein yields MQVDADLHVHSRYSKAVSGAMTIPSLAENARFKGLGLVGTGDILNPKWEEELLKYTEKVDEGTYERDGIRFLLTAEVEDSRRVHHLLIFPSMEAVREMRERLGPYSSDIETEGRPHVSLSAVEIAELASELDVLIGPAHAFTPWTSLYKEYDSLMEAYGDTKIHFLELGLSADSGMADMIKAHHELTYLSNSDAHSPMPHRLGREFNRFEVEEITFEEIRKAILKRGGRKIVLNAGLDPRLGKYHLTACSRCYTKYSLEEAKAFHWKCPRCGGGIKKGVHDRILELADTEERPKDRPPYIHLAPLAEIIAMVTGKGVETGAVRAIWERFLREFGSEIRVLVDVPVEALAQVHEEVAKAVWAHREGRLVVIPGGGGKYGEIKLPEEIRKAPIDELDSVEVELPVEKPRQRSITEFLGVKP; encoded by the coding sequence ATGCAGGTTGATGCCGACCTTCACGTTCACTCGCGGTACTCAAAGGCGGTCTCAGGGGCCATGACGATTCCCAGCTTAGCTGAAAACGCCCGCTTCAAGGGTCTCGGCCTGGTCGGGACAGGGGATATACTGAACCCGAAGTGGGAGGAGGAACTGCTCAAATACACGGAAAAGGTCGACGAGGGGACGTACGAGAGGGACGGAATCAGGTTTCTCCTCACGGCGGAGGTCGAGGACAGTAGGAGGGTTCACCACCTCCTAATCTTCCCGAGCATGGAGGCAGTCCGGGAGATGCGGGAAAGGCTGGGGCCCTATTCGAGCGACATCGAGACCGAGGGACGGCCGCACGTGAGCCTCTCAGCTGTGGAGATAGCCGAGCTGGCCAGCGAGCTGGACGTTCTCATCGGTCCCGCCCACGCCTTCACCCCCTGGACGAGCCTCTACAAGGAGTACGACAGCCTTATGGAAGCTTACGGCGATACAAAAATCCACTTCCTCGAGCTTGGCCTCTCGGCCGACAGCGGGATGGCTGACATGATAAAGGCCCACCATGAGCTCACCTACCTCAGCAACAGCGACGCTCACTCCCCAATGCCCCACAGGCTTGGCAGGGAGTTCAACCGCTTTGAGGTGGAGGAGATAACCTTCGAAGAAATCAGAAAGGCGATCCTGAAGCGCGGGGGAAGAAAAATCGTCCTCAACGCGGGCCTCGACCCCCGCCTCGGGAAGTACCACCTCACCGCCTGCTCGCGCTGCTATACGAAGTACAGCCTTGAGGAGGCTAAAGCCTTTCACTGGAAGTGCCCCAGGTGCGGCGGCGGGATAAAGAAGGGCGTTCACGACAGAATCCTCGAGCTGGCCGACACCGAGGAGAGGCCGAAGGACAGGCCGCCCTACATCCACCTCGCACCCCTCGCGGAGATAATAGCGATGGTCACCGGGAAGGGCGTCGAGACGGGTGCGGTGAGGGCTATCTGGGAGCGCTTTCTGAGGGAGTTCGGGAGCGAGATAAGGGTTCTCGTCGATGTTCCCGTTGAAGCTTTAGCCCAGGTTCATGAGGAAGTGGCAAAGGCAGTGTGGGCCCACCGGGAGGGCAGGCTGGTAGTAATCCCTGGCGGTGGCGGCAAGTACGGCGAGATTAAACTGCCGGAGGAGATAAGAAAAGCCCCCATAGACGAGCTTGATAGCGTTGAGGTTGAGCTCCCTGTGGAAAAGCCGAGGCAGAGGAGCATAACGGAGTTCCTGGGGGTGAAACCTTGA
- a CDS encoding MazG nucleotide pyrophosphohydrolase domain-containing protein → MEGQKEVDELIKTLGGYWRPFEMLAALVEEVGELADVMLALEGVKGGAGRERLEEELGDVLFALSSIANYYGVNLAEALRKTVGKYRSRDLRE, encoded by the coding sequence GTGGAAGGCCAGAAGGAGGTAGACGAACTCATAAAAACTCTCGGTGGCTACTGGAGGCCCTTCGAGATGCTGGCGGCCCTTGTTGAGGAAGTCGGCGAGCTGGCCGATGTTATGCTCGCACTGGAGGGCGTTAAAGGGGGCGCCGGGAGGGAAAGGCTTGAGGAGGAGCTCGGCGACGTCCTCTTTGCCCTCTCCTCCATCGCCAACTATTATGGGGTAAACCTGGCGGAGGCCCTCAGGAAAACCGTCGGGAAGTACCGTTCCAGGGATCTCCGGGAGTGA
- a CDS encoding DUF356 domain-containing protein encodes MRNTIVLVRTDNFQKASVALADLVRYGGMKIRGDPRIIPPALSDWAFEQIMGEKPKKKFRAHVAAQIDLPPAKAIGRLMDIHPPAHVLVIPPDTGVWGELMRLWGTFEKLRGFHPPKRTKTEDLKRKQEKKVDEEELEEF; translated from the coding sequence ATGAGAAACACGATCGTTCTGGTGAGAACCGACAACTTTCAGAAGGCGAGCGTGGCTTTAGCCGACCTCGTCCGCTATGGGGGTATGAAGATTCGCGGTGACCCCCGGATAATCCCGCCGGCTTTATCGGACTGGGCCTTTGAGCAGATAATGGGTGAGAAACCGAAGAAGAAGTTCAGGGCGCACGTTGCCGCACAGATAGACCTGCCGCCCGCTAAGGCGATAGGCAGGCTGATGGACATACATCCACCCGCTCACGTCCTCGTAATCCCTCCCGACACCGGAGTCTGGGGGGAGCTGATGCGCCTCTGGGGAACCTTTGAGAAGCTCAGGGGCTTTCATCCGCCTAAGAGAACAAAGACAGAGGATCTCAAGCGGAAACAGGAGAAAAAGGTAGATGAGGAGGAGTTAGAGGAGTTTTAA
- a CDS encoding TATA-box-binding protein, with amino-acid sequence MVDMSRVKLRIENIVASVDLFAQLNLEKVIEICPNSKYNPEEFPGIICRFDDPKVALLIFSSGKLVVTGAKSVDDIKMGVNKLIELLSKKVGTRFTKPPQIDIQNMVFSGDIGMEFNLDAVALSLPNCEYEPEQFPGVIYRVKDPKAVILLFSSGKIVCSGAKSENDAWEAVKRLIRELEKYDLIEEEEEW; translated from the coding sequence TTGGTAGACATGAGCAGGGTCAAACTAAGGATTGAAAATATAGTCGCTTCTGTGGATCTGTTCGCCCAGCTGAACCTTGAGAAGGTTATAGAAATCTGCCCGAACTCCAAGTACAACCCGGAGGAGTTTCCAGGCATTATCTGCCGTTTTGATGACCCCAAGGTCGCTCTGCTGATATTCAGCTCAGGCAAGCTCGTCGTTACCGGGGCGAAAAGTGTTGACGACATAAAGATGGGTGTCAACAAGCTTATAGAGCTGCTCTCGAAGAAAGTCGGCACAAGATTCACAAAACCGCCCCAGATAGACATTCAGAACATGGTCTTCAGCGGTGACATAGGCATGGAGTTTAACCTAGATGCCGTTGCTTTGAGCCTGCCCAACTGTGAGTACGAGCCCGAGCAGTTCCCGGGAGTTATATACCGCGTAAAGGACCCGAAAGCCGTGATCCTGCTGTTCTCATCGGGTAAGATAGTCTGCTCCGGAGCCAAAAGCGAAAACGATGCCTGGGAAGCCGTAAAGAGGCTCATACGCGAGCTCGAGAAATACGACCTCATAGAAGAGGAAGAGGAATGGTAA
- a CDS encoding glycosyltransferase family 4 protein: protein MESLKIAIASDWFFPKIGGIETHMDELARNLLKAGHEPYVITHDYRHLGPKDDGFPYPVVRFSSSIYLKKHHISVGPSQLWRINQFYKEVHFDITHVHSIYSPFSMAVANLSRGIRDVPVVATNHSFYGNPKADRIVGPMLRYFLSRVDSFVAVSTPVARDTKRLLGKRLNGRPVLVVPNGIDVEKWRPPEPEEREKARRKLGLSDETVIFYTGRMTKRKQAHRIPFIVTQALKSSGVSKDRIKLVAVGNGEMRAEFEKNLKMTGLDSRADVFDFLPRERLLEFYWAADVVLIPGILEAFSIVGLEGSATGRMVVGRNESGLSDIVLDGTTGFLGNSEEEVAQKLGKVLADPELIERMGRKARERVIREFSWEVVLKRILDVYRLTLDLADGSDRRYLLYKLWRRATG, encoded by the coding sequence ATGGAGAGCCTTAAAATCGCCATAGCCAGTGACTGGTTTTTTCCTAAAATCGGTGGAATTGAGACCCACATGGATGAGCTCGCCCGCAACCTGCTAAAGGCCGGGCATGAACCCTACGTTATAACCCACGACTACCGCCACCTCGGCCCGAAGGACGACGGGTTCCCCTATCCGGTCGTCAGGTTCAGCTCGTCCATATACCTGAAGAAGCACCACATAAGCGTCGGCCCTTCCCAGCTCTGGAGGATAAACCAGTTTTACAAGGAGGTTCACTTCGATATAACCCACGTTCACAGCATATATTCCCCCTTCTCGATGGCCGTGGCGAACCTGTCCAGGGGTATACGCGACGTGCCGGTCGTTGCCACCAACCACTCCTTCTACGGAAACCCCAAGGCTGACCGGATAGTAGGCCCCATGCTCAGGTATTTCCTCAGTCGCGTGGATTCCTTCGTCGCGGTGAGCACCCCCGTCGCGAGGGACACGAAGCGGTTGCTCGGGAAGAGACTGAACGGTAGGCCCGTGCTGGTTGTTCCAAACGGTATCGACGTTGAGAAGTGGCGCCCGCCGGAGCCCGAGGAGAGGGAGAAAGCCAGGAGAAAGCTCGGGCTTTCCGATGAGACAGTCATCTTTTACACCGGCAGGATGACGAAGAGAAAACAGGCCCACAGGATTCCTTTCATAGTAACCCAGGCGCTGAAGAGCTCCGGGGTTTCAAAGGATAGGATAAAGCTCGTAGCGGTTGGCAACGGGGAGATGAGGGCTGAGTTTGAGAAGAACCTCAAAATGACCGGTCTGGATTCCCGTGCAGATGTCTTCGATTTCCTCCCCCGTGAGAGGCTCCTGGAGTTCTACTGGGCGGCCGACGTGGTCCTGATACCGGGCATACTTGAGGCCTTTTCGATAGTCGGTCTTGAGGGCTCGGCAACAGGGAGGATGGTGGTTGGCAGGAACGAAAGCGGTCTCTCGGATATCGTATTGGACGGAACAACCGGTTTCCTCGGGAACAGCGAAGAGGAAGTCGCCCAGAAGCTCGGGAAGGTTCTTGCTGATCCGGAGCTCATTGAAAGGATGGGCAGGAAAGCCAGGGAACGCGTTATTAGGGAGTTCTCCTGGGAAGTCGTTTTGAAGAGGATCCTCGACGTCTACAGGCTGACCCTCGACCTGGCCGATGGAAGTGACAGGAGGTACCTCCTGTATAAGCTCTGGAGGAGGGCCACTGGATGA
- a CDS encoding thiamine-phosphate kinase, translating to MRESEIIELFLKHLKKQGDLPLGDDAGAIRFGDEWLVATNDMLVRKTDVPDIMTPEQVGFKAVTMNVSDVAAMGAKPLGFLFSLGVPGDIEENYLEGVARGIERALEFYDIAVLSADTNETDDLIIDGIALGITRRLLTRSGARPGELVCVTGDLGRALAGLLVWKRGVEVPEGTRKSLYEKLLNPRARVREGMALGGVASAAIDISDGLARELHLISRMSGVAIEIRSPSIPIHGSVFEAAEFLGMNPIEIAIASGEEFELVFTLPPEEVSRVDFEFSVIGRVVEGSGVYLDGRPIRPRGWEHLASNEIFK from the coding sequence TTGAGGGAATCCGAGATCATCGAGCTGTTCCTCAAACACCTGAAGAAACAGGGCGACCTTCCGCTCGGTGACGATGCTGGCGCGATAAGGTTCGGTGATGAATGGCTTGTTGCTACAAACGACATGCTCGTCAGAAAAACGGACGTTCCGGACATAATGACGCCCGAGCAGGTCGGCTTTAAGGCGGTAACCATGAACGTGAGCGACGTTGCTGCCATGGGGGCAAAGCCCCTGGGTTTCCTCTTCTCCCTCGGCGTTCCAGGGGATATTGAAGAGAACTACCTCGAAGGGGTCGCGAGGGGGATCGAGAGGGCCTTAGAGTTCTATGACATAGCCGTCCTCAGCGCCGACACCAACGAGACCGACGATTTAATCATAGACGGCATCGCCCTGGGCATTACGAGAAGGTTGCTCACCCGCTCGGGGGCGAGGCCTGGGGAGCTGGTCTGCGTTACTGGGGATTTAGGAAGGGCGCTCGCGGGACTCCTGGTCTGGAAGAGGGGTGTTGAAGTGCCCGAAGGAACCAGGAAATCCCTTTACGAGAAGCTCCTCAATCCGAGGGCGAGGGTCCGGGAGGGAATGGCCCTGGGCGGTGTTGCGAGCGCGGCCATAGACATAAGCGATGGCCTCGCCAGGGAGCTGCACCTCATATCCAGAATGAGCGGTGTTGCCATTGAGATCCGCTCCCCGAGCATACCTATCCACGGGAGCGTTTTTGAGGCGGCGGAGTTCCTCGGGATGAATCCAATCGAGATAGCCATAGCCAGCGGGGAGGAGTTTGAGCTCGTCTTCACGCTCCCCCCGGAGGAGGTCTCCAGGGTTGACTTCGAGTTCTCAGTTATAGGGCGGGTCGTTGAGGGTAGCGGGGTCTATTTAGATGGGAGACCCATTCGGCCCCGGGGCTGGGAGCATCTGGCTTCAAATGAAATTTTTAAATAG
- the amrS gene encoding AmmeMemoRadiSam system radical SAM enzyme, translating to MREAMYWEPLEGGKVRCKLCPLNCIINEGKRGSCRVRKNIGGKLYTLNYGKVSAIAADPVEKKPLFHFWPGSCALSISTVGCNMHCKHCQNWEISQADESFPCFHEMSPETVVSMAKRYGCESIAYTYNEPTIWYEFVLDTAKLSRKEGIYNLLITNGYINEEPLRGLAPYIDAMNIDIKAFSDEFYMKISGVPSVEPSKRTAVIAKKEFGIHVELTYLIIPTLNDRGEEIRAFARWVVEELGDDTPVHFSRFFPHYRLTHLPPTPLETVEMAHRVAKEEGLKFVYIGNVPGHEGENTYCPRCGKPLIVRYGFEIVEYNLTNDGRCRYCGEKIPVVGTYQKKRYPGMWW from the coding sequence ATGAGAGAAGCCATGTACTGGGAGCCGCTCGAAGGGGGGAAAGTCCGCTGTAAACTCTGCCCCCTCAACTGCATAATCAACGAGGGAAAGCGCGGCTCCTGCAGGGTTAGGAAGAACATCGGGGGAAAGCTCTACACCCTCAACTATGGTAAAGTCTCCGCCATCGCGGCTGACCCGGTGGAGAAGAAGCCCCTCTTCCACTTCTGGCCGGGCTCCTGCGCCCTCTCGATAAGCACCGTCGGTTGCAACATGCACTGCAAGCACTGCCAGAACTGGGAGATAAGCCAGGCGGACGAGAGCTTTCCCTGCTTTCACGAGATGAGCCCGGAGACGGTAGTTTCAATGGCAAAGCGCTACGGCTGCGAGAGCATAGCCTACACCTACAACGAGCCGACGATATGGTACGAGTTCGTGCTCGATACGGCAAAGCTCTCCAGGAAGGAGGGGATATACAACCTCCTCATAACCAACGGCTACATCAACGAGGAACCCCTCAGGGGGCTGGCTCCCTACATAGATGCCATGAATATAGACATCAAGGCCTTCAGCGACGAGTTTTACATGAAGATATCGGGCGTTCCAAGCGTGGAACCCAGCAAAAGGACTGCTGTGATAGCGAAGAAAGAATTTGGAATCCACGTCGAGCTCACCTACCTCATAATTCCGACTCTCAACGACAGGGGGGAGGAGATACGCGCCTTCGCCCGCTGGGTGGTTGAAGAGCTTGGCGATGATACCCCCGTCCACTTCTCGCGCTTCTTCCCGCACTACAGGCTGACACACCTCCCACCGACGCCGCTTGAGACCGTCGAAATGGCCCACCGCGTCGCTAAGGAGGAGGGCTTAAAGTTCGTCTACATCGGGAACGTCCCGGGCCACGAGGGGGAGAACACATACTGCCCGCGGTGTGGTAAACCTTTAATAGTCCGCTATGGATTTGAGATAGTTGAGTACAACCTTACCAACGATGGAAGGTGCAGATACTGCGGTGAGAAGATCCCAGTTGTTGGAACTTACCAGAAAAAGCGTTATCCGGGCATGTGGTGGTGA
- a CDS encoding type II toxin-antitoxin system VapC family toxin, protein MIEVFVDSSVLIEGLKGNPEAVRILNLLAEKNAAAIINDIVVSEFLFHYIRLKSGVSPFTVKQRGEIKEFILEDEPWDFINQFHILPTDEETIELSYHLMRAHNLLPNDAIILASCKINEIKTLATLDEDLKSAALKEGLKLL, encoded by the coding sequence ATGATTGAGGTCTTCGTCGATTCTTCAGTCTTGATTGAGGGACTGAAAGGGAATCCAGAAGCCGTCAGGATCCTAAACCTGCTGGCGGAAAAGAATGCCGCTGCAATTATAAACGATATCGTCGTCAGTGAGTTTCTGTTCCATTATATACGCCTGAAATCCGGCGTTTCCCCGTTTACAGTTAAACAGAGGGGAGAGATAAAAGAGTTTATTCTGGAAGATGAGCCGTGGGATTTTATTAACCAATTTCATATTCTCCCAACGGATGAAGAGACTATCGAGCTCTCATATCACCTGATGCGGGCACACAATCTCCTGCCAAACGACGCGATTATCCTCGCATCATGCAAGATAAACGAAATTAAAACACTGGCAACATTAGACGAAGACCTGAAGAGCGCTGCTTTGAAAGAAGGATTAAAACTCCTCTAA
- a CDS encoding ArsR/SmtB family transcription factor, translating to MKVRELIERLPEKQKESVGKCAEKCGLVSLDEDIPTEVPKDVVEFSRVISNPLRLSILRMLRDRWLCVCLIAKALEQDQTLVSHHLRALKGLDLLEERREGKLRFYRTKKDVVERYFEALRKELLG from the coding sequence ATGAAGGTTAGGGAACTCATAGAGAGGCTTCCGGAAAAGCAGAAGGAGAGCGTGGGGAAGTGCGCTGAGAAGTGTGGCCTTGTCAGCCTGGACGAGGACATCCCCACGGAGGTTCCGAAGGATGTCGTTGAGTTCTCCAGGGTCATATCGAACCCGTTGAGACTCAGCATCCTCCGCATGCTCCGGGACCGCTGGCTCTGCGTGTGCCTTATCGCCAAGGCGCTTGAGCAGGATCAGACGCTCGTAAGCCACCACCTCCGCGCCCTGAAGGGCCTCGACCTCCTTGAGGAGAGGAGGGAAGGGAAGCTCCGTTTTTACCGCACAAAGAAGGACGTCGTTGAGAGGTACTTCGAGGCCCTCAGGAAAGAGCTCCTCGGGTGA
- a CDS encoding cation:proton antiporter: MEGVAWLMATIGIALILAKIGDSIIERFELPGVLGELIMGMLLGNLVYFGLVAPQYLPIVSGQGFTTDVFQISEFLAKLGIIFLLFLGALDTDIEQLKKTGVTATVSTLLGVFVPLALGWYALRAMGYTSKEAFAGGILLTATSIGLTVRVMMDLGVLRSEVGAASLSASVMDDFLGIALIVFAVGSGSLMDLGVKIVVFFMITGVLGWYFIDHYVKFAERLHVEKGILGMVIGMMFLFAALAEGWFAAAIEGSFMMGLILSKLPEGKRLMEDLRAIGYGLLIPFFFVHTGAMLDLRVFGHGDALVLAAVLTTMAVVGKVLGRGFGAWITAWGRGRDFLFTRENAWMSLQMGIGSVPRTEVALVDLMVAIHGGAISPDHAPEFIAATLIFITVSVLITPPLLKWAFRKEMEEARASKAAQKAERIRETKERIKELKGSR, translated from the coding sequence ATGGAAGGAGTAGCATGGCTCATGGCGACGATCGGTATTGCCCTCATCCTTGCTAAAATCGGGGACAGCATAATCGAACGTTTTGAGCTTCCCGGCGTTCTCGGCGAGCTTATAATGGGTATGCTCCTCGGGAACCTCGTTTACTTCGGTCTCGTCGCTCCCCAGTACCTGCCCATCGTCAGCGGGCAGGGTTTTACCACCGATGTCTTCCAGATATCCGAGTTCCTGGCAAAGCTGGGGATAATATTCCTGCTCTTCCTCGGTGCCCTCGATACTGATATAGAACAGCTGAAGAAAACCGGCGTTACGGCGACCGTGTCCACCCTCCTGGGAGTTTTCGTCCCGTTAGCCCTCGGCTGGTACGCCCTGAGGGCGATGGGTTACACAAGTAAAGAAGCCTTCGCCGGTGGTATCCTCCTGACCGCCACGAGCATAGGCCTGACAGTCAGGGTGATGATGGACCTGGGCGTTCTCAGGAGCGAGGTCGGGGCGGCTTCGCTGAGCGCGAGCGTTATGGACGACTTCCTCGGCATAGCCCTGATTGTGTTTGCCGTTGGAAGCGGCAGTTTGATGGACCTGGGCGTTAAAATCGTGGTCTTCTTCATGATAACCGGCGTCCTCGGGTGGTACTTCATAGACCACTATGTTAAGTTCGCGGAGAGGCTCCACGTCGAGAAGGGCATCCTCGGGATGGTCATTGGAATGATGTTCCTCTTCGCGGCCCTGGCAGAGGGCTGGTTTGCCGCCGCCATCGAAGGCTCCTTCATGATGGGTCTCATCCTCTCGAAGCTCCCGGAAGGAAAGCGCCTCATGGAAGATCTCAGGGCGATAGGCTACGGCCTGCTCATTCCATTCTTCTTCGTGCACACAGGGGCAATGCTCGACCTCAGGGTTTTTGGGCACGGGGATGCCCTCGTTTTGGCGGCAGTGCTAACCACTATGGCCGTGGTCGGAAAAGTATTGGGCAGGGGTTTTGGAGCCTGGATAACGGCCTGGGGCAGGGGGAGGGACTTTCTCTTTACAAGGGAGAACGCCTGGATGTCGCTCCAGATGGGCATTGGCTCGGTTCCGAGGACTGAAGTTGCCCTCGTCGACCTGATGGTGGCCATCCACGGCGGTGCCATAAGCCCCGACCATGCGCCGGAGTTCATAGCGGCGACGCTGATATTCATCACAGTGTCAGTCCTGATAACGCCGCCCCTCCTAAAGTGGGCCTTCAGGAAGGAGATGGAGGAGGCCAGGGCGAGCAAGGCAGCACAGAAGGCGGAGAGAATAAGGGAAACCAAGGAGAGGATAAAGGAGCTAAAGGGCTCCCGGTGA
- a CDS encoding polysaccharide deacetylase family protein: protein MIVSITFDVEQDCPPYLTTTKGMEEGLPKLLDLLEEKRVKATFFFTAEIAKRFPDLVKRVVDGGHELGSHNYNHERLDRLSRDEGAKAIEKSLKVLREFGDVVSFRAPNLQFPDHYYGVLEKNGVLVDSSRATYKGYGDGVKFFGSVLEVPASTTSSVIRLPWRLQRIIHSRLKEPRVYFAHPWEFVSMRKEKIRWDCRFNTGDKAVELLGMLIDHYKSQNAKFLTMREYYDLYGNLKRE from the coding sequence ATGATCGTTTCAATAACCTTCGACGTGGAGCAGGACTGCCCGCCGTACTTAACGACGACGAAGGGCATGGAAGAGGGCCTCCCGAAGCTCCTCGACCTCCTGGAGGAGAAGCGGGTAAAGGCAACCTTCTTTTTCACCGCTGAGATTGCGAAGCGCTTTCCTGACTTGGTGAAACGAGTCGTTGACGGGGGGCATGAGCTCGGGAGCCACAACTATAACCACGAAAGGCTCGACAGGCTGTCCAGGGATGAAGGAGCCAAAGCAATAGAGAAGTCCCTCAAAGTCCTCAGGGAATTTGGCGATGTGGTCTCTTTCCGCGCCCCCAACCTGCAGTTCCCCGACCACTACTACGGCGTCCTCGAGAAGAACGGCGTCCTCGTCGACTCCTCCAGGGCGACCTATAAAGGTTACGGGGACGGGGTAAAGTTCTTCGGGAGCGTTCTGGAGGTGCCTGCTTCCACGACCAGCTCCGTGATAAGGCTCCCCTGGAGGCTCCAGAGGATAATCCACTCCAGGCTCAAGGAGCCCAGGGTTTACTTCGCCCACCCCTGGGAGTTCGTGTCGATGAGGAAGGAAAAGATACGGTGGGACTGCAGGTTCAACACCGGGGATAAGGCCGTAGAGCTCCTCGGGATGCTCATAGACCACTACAAGTCTCAGAATGCAAAGTTCCTCACCATGCGCGAGTACTACGATCTCTACGGAAACCTTAAACGGGAGTGA